In Debaryomyces hansenii CBS767 chromosome A complete sequence, a genomic segment contains:
- a CDS encoding DEHA2D02552p (similar to uniprot|P29704 Saccharomyces cerevisiae YHR190w ERG9 farnesyl-diphosphate farnesyltransferase) translates to MGKFVQLLSHPTELKAVIQLMYFRQPLHPQGASSQSQASKRCYELLNITSRSFAAVIQELHPELRDAVMLFYLILRALDTVEDDMTIEPEIKVPLLRTFHDKLNLKEWSFDGNSKTEKDRCVLVEFPCILTEYHKLKEDYQDIIKHITKEMGNGMADYILDDNFNVNGVATVREYDLYCHYVAGLVGEGLTKLMVLAGFSDNSLSQDNFAKSESMGLFLQKTNIIRDYHEDLEDGRSFWPKEIWEKHTSSLPSFHKDTSLESQGHGLACINELVLNALCHVKDVLTYLSLVRDPSCFNFCAIPQVMAISTLALVYNNPNVLHGNVKIRKGTTCGLILNSRTLPGVVKIFKHYVQVINHKSSVQDPNYLKIGIKCGEIEQFCELMYPSEYAIPKGVVKQKQEINHNILERASVDDQVAETVNLEETKCNLAVGISLLVVVVVVAYFIH, encoded by the coding sequence ATGGGTAAATTTGTCCAATTGCTCTCTCATCCAACTGAGTTGAAAGCTGTCATCCAATTGATGTATTTCAGACAGCCGTTGCACCCACAAGGTGCATCGAGCCAATCCCAAGCATCTAAAAGGTGCTATGAGTTGTTAAACATAACGTCACGGTCTTTCGCTGCagttattcaagaattacATCCAGAATTGAGAGATGCCGTGAtgttattttatttgattttaagAGCATTAGATACTGTTGAGGATGACATGACTATTGAGCCTGAAATCAAGGTTCCGTTATTAAGAACATTCCATGATAagttaaatttgaaagaatgGTCATTTGATGGAAATAGTAAGACTGAGAAAGACAGATGTGTGTTGGTTGAGTTCCCGTGCATTTTAACGGAATATCACAAGTTGAAGGAAGATTATCAAGATATAATTAAGCATATTACTAAGGAAATGGGTAATGGTATGGCAGACTACATCTTggatgataatttcaatgttaATGGTGTAGCCACGGTTAGAGAATACGATTTATACTGTCATTACGTTGCAGGTTTAGTGGGTGAAGGATTGACCAAATTGATGGTGTTGGCAGGTTTTTCTGATAACAGCCTTTCCCAAGATAATTTTGCGAAGTCGGAATCCATGGGATTATTTTTGCAAAAAACCAATATAATTAGAGACTACcatgaagatttggaagaCGGAAGATCATTCTGGCCTAAAGAAATCTGGGAAAAGCATACCTCATCTTTACCGTCATTTCATAAAGATACATCTTTAGAAAGTCAAGGACATGGATTAGCCTGTATCAACGAATTAGTCTTGAATGCCTTATGTCATGTCAAAGACGTTTTGACGTATTTGTCGTTAGTAAGGGACCCTTCGTGTTTCAATTTCTGTGCTATACCCCAAGTAATGGCTATTTCTACTTTAGCTTTGGTGTACAATAACCCAAATGTTCTTCATGGAAATGTTAAAATAAGAAAAGGTACTACTTGCGGGTTGATCCTTAATAGCCGTACATTACCTGGGGTTGTGAAAATCTTCAAGCATTACGTACAAGTAATTAATCATAAGTCATCTGTTCAAGATCCAAACTATTTAAAGATTGGTATTAAATGTGGTGAAATCGAACAATTTTGCGAGTTGATGTACCCTTCAGAATATGCTATTCCAAAAGGAGTAGTAAAGCAAAAGCAGGAGATTAACCACAATATCTTAGAAAGAGCCAGTGTTGATGATCAAGTTGCTGAAACTGTTAATTTAGAAGAAACCAAATGTAATTTAGCTGTGGGAATAAGTCTTTTAGTCGTTGTTGTTGTCGTAGCTTATTTTATACATTAG
- a CDS encoding DEHA2D02574p (similar to uniprot|Q00582 Saccharomyces cerevisiae YML121W GTR1 Cytoplasmic GTP binding protein and negative regulator of the Ran/Tc4 GTPase cycle), translating to MSQASRKKLLLMGRSGSGKSSMRSIIFSNYSAFDTRRLGATIDVEHSHLRFLGNMTLNLWDCGGQDVFMDNYFTTQKDHIFKMVQVLIHVFDVESKSINKDIEIFVKSLTNLQKFSPDAKVFVLLHKMDLVQIDKRDELFVIMMEKLQKISNPYQFKLVGLPTSIWDESLYKAWSQIVCSLIPNMNVYNNNLIKFNQILDAEEIILFEKTTFLVISSTTSIAQQLKQQNRSHLEDDNNIDTTALDPKRFEKISSIIKTYKQSVTKLRTNFHNLVIRGSKGNQFYIDVLTDNMLVMIILKDKEDETSYVNTHEELAVLENIKAARKWFEKIETTK from the coding sequence ATGTCACAGGCATCCAGAAAGAAGTTATTGTTAATGGGCCGCTCAGGTTCAGGTAAATCGTCGATGCGGTCAATTATTTTCTCTAATTATTCTGCATTTGACACTCGAAGACTAGGAGCAACAATTGATGTTGAGCATTCCCACTTGCGGTTCTTGGGAAATATGACGTTGAATTTATGGGATTGTGGAGGTCAGGATGTTTTTATGGATAACTATTTCACTACGCAGAAAGATCACATATTTAAAATGGTTCAGGTACTCATACATGTATTTGACGTTGAGTCTAAGCTGATTAATAAAGATATCGAAATTTTCGTAAAATCGTTAACAAACTTACAGAAATTCAGCCCAGATGCGAAGGTATTTGTATTGTTGCATAAGATGGATCTAGTACAGATTGACAAACGAGATGAGTTGTTTGTCATCATGATGGAAAAATTGCAGAAAATTTCAAACCCATATCAGTTTAAGTTGGTAGGCTTACCCACGTCTATATGGGATGAGTCCTTGTATAAAGCGTGGTCCCAGATTGTATGCTCTTTGATTCCAAATATGAACGTGTACAATAACAACTTGATCAAATTCAACCAGATATTGGATGccgaagaaattattttgtttgaaaAGACGACCTTCCTCGTAATTTCGTCAACTACCTCAATTGCACAACAATTGAAGCAGCAAAATAGACTGCATCTCgaagatgataataatatcgaTACCACAGCCCTAGACCCTAAGAGATTcgaaaaaatttcaagcaTAATAAAAACGTACAAACAATCTGTCACAAAATTAAGAACAAACTTCCACAATTTGGTGATAAGAGGTTCCAAAGGCAACCAGTTCTATATAGACGTGCTTACTGATAATATGTTGGTTATGATTATTCTCAAGGACAAGGAAGATGAGACAAGCTATGTTAACACCCACGAGGAATTAGCGGTATTAGAGAATATAAAAGCTGCAAGAAAGTGGtttgaaaagattgaaaCTACAAAGTGA
- a CDS encoding DEHA2D02596p (similar to CA5393|IPF9398 Candida albicans IPF9398 unknown function) yields MLMLLRYLSFCLVFATIPAWGHLIPGIGSISKQLDRRDGNLVDSIYQSLPIEDLNFIDAHLKNLTIDGSSCDKCKNKIRYGQSLIQEQPDKQHLISLLLFKYCMVSNKNKESKCDNVDFFITTSDKTSKGVVDKYDSGLHDSKSIDFYDNDFIHMLKLFNVSSDLDLEYYCYYKSDEACDLPETPDIDSLYNFEAKWPAKQPKHCLQPQYPSDAPEKFNVLHFTDFHFQSRYQIGSESNCTTALCCLPEAYNEDLKSKDYNFTDAYFKLNPSMQNRKDSEYSFYPEARYEDGEYIKGDYYDFPKTRGYNFNLLPATSFGGYLCDSPEVLINNSLKQMNEAYKEHKFEFALFTGDLVDHDVIHCDPETTKYEEIQTFSLMKHYLENIPVFPSLGNHDTFPYGQLSPIDYDYNNSYSWNVDLMSDLWISNGWLPENKSEQLKSHYAGFSTVTNRGLKVISLNSNCYYQKNLWSYVNLSQNADIFGQWQFLIDELIESEASNQRVWILAHIPSGDADTLPIQSKIFAKIVERFSPYTIANIFYGHTHRDQFKILYSSNSSDTKEIEDVINMSWVSQSITPLTDNNPSWRYYEVEDGSFNILNSYNYYTQLNDTFTNGGKEPDWKFEYSARDIYDPNGEWPTDSPLNATFWHKFVLTNLKNQSNIEFNQLYSDLQYRMSPNVPNCANGSVISQTCYEENWCDVSSFTSEEYLKCLQP; encoded by the coding sequence ATGCTAATGCTATTGAGGTATCTTCTGTTCTGCTTAGTTTTCGCAACCATACCTGCCTGGGGCCATTTAATACCCGGTATCGGATCAATAAGTAAACAATTGGATCGCAGAGATGGAAACTTGGTTGACTCAATATATCAGAGTTTGCCAATCGaggatttgaattttattgatgcccatttgaagaatttaacaATTGACGGAAGCTCTTGTGACAAGtgtaaaaataaaatccgTTACGGTCAATCATTGATCCAGGAACAGCCAGACAAACAACATTTAATTAGTTTATTGTTGTTCAAGTATTGTATGGTTCTGaataagaataaagaaAGCAAGTGTGATAATGTGGATTTTTTTATTACAACTTCAGATAAGACTTCAAAGGGAGTAgttgataaatatgattCCGGATTACACGACAGTAAGAGTATAGATTTCTACGACAATGATTTTATTCACATGTTAAAACTATTCAATGTTTCTAGTGATCTAGATTTAGAATATTACTGTTACTATAAGAGTGATGAAGCTTGTGATTTACCAGAAACTCCAGATATTGACTCGTTGTATAATTTTGAGGCAAAATGGCCGGCCAAGCAGCCAAAACATTGTTTACAACCTCAATATCCTAGTGATGCTCCGGAGAAATTTAATGTCTTACATTTCACTGATTtccattttcaatcaaGATACCAAATTGGAAGTGAAAGCAACTGTACCACTGCGTTATGCTGTTTGCCTGAGGCTTACAACGAAGACTTAAAAAGTAAAGACTACAATTTCACAGATGCATATTTTAAACTAAATCCATCTATGCAAAATAGGAAAGATAGCGAATACTCCTTTTATCCTGAAGCTCGTTACGAAGATGGAGAATATATTAAGGGAGACTATTATGACTTTCCTAAAACCAGAGGCTATAATTTCAACTTGTTACCTGCAACATCTTTCGGAGGCTATTTATGTGATTCGCCTGAAGTTCTAATTAATAACAGCTTGAAACAAATGAATGAAGCGTATAAAGAAcataaatttgaatttgctTTGTTTACAGGTGATTTAGTAGATCACGATGTTATTCACTGTGATCCGGAAACCACCAAGTATGAAGAAATCCAAACGTTTAGTTTAATGAAGCATTACTTGGAAAACATTCCAGTATTTCCCAGCTTGGGAAACCACGATACTTTCCCATATGGTCAATTGTCTCCAATTGATTATGATTATAACAACCTGTATCTGTGGAATGTTGATTTAATGTCTGATTTGTGGATTTCAAATGGATGGTTGCCCGAGAACAAGTCTGAGCAACTTAAGAGTCACTATGCTGGCTTTTCTACAGTGACGAATCGTGGATTAAAAgttatttcattaaattcaaattgttaTTACCAAAAGAATTTATGGTCGTATGTGAATTTGCTGCAAAACGCTGATATATTCGGCCAATGGCAATTTCTTATAGATGAACTAATTGAAAGTGAAGCCAGTAACCAGCGAGTTTGGATATTAGCCCACATCCCATCAGGCGATGCCGATACATTGCCAATTCAGTCTAAAATATTTGCTAAGATAGTTGAAAGATTCTCCCCTTACACTATCGCAAATATATTCTATGGTCATACTCATAGAgatcaattcaaaattttatattcttcgaattcttCCGATactaaagaaattgaagacgTCATTAATATGTCTTGGGTATCTCAATCCATTACGCCCTTAACTGATAACAACCCATCTTGGAGATATtatgaagttgaagatgggtctttcaatattttaaattcgTACAATTACTACACTCAACTCAATGATACTTTTACGAACGGTGGTAAAGAGCCAGATTGGAAATTTGAGTACTCGGCCAGGGATATTTATGATCCCAACGGAGAATGGCCAACTGATTCGCCATTGAATGCTACCTTCTGGCATAAGTTTGTTCTTACGAACTTGAAAAACCAATCGAATATcgaatttaatcaattgtaCTCAGACTTGCAATATAGAATGTCGCCTAACGTACCAAATTGTGCAAACGGTTCTGTTATTTCCCAAACTTGTTACGAAGAGAATTGGTGTGACGTCAGTTCCTTTACTTCAGAAGAATATCTCAAGTGTCTCCAACCTTAG
- a CDS encoding DEHA2D02618p (similar to uniprot|Q08920 Saccharomyces cerevisiae YPL178W CBC2 Small subunit of the heterodimeric cap binding complex that also contains Sto1p): MELLEENYKHSAERLDRPSQYLIKKAVRRQNFDNLNRALHSKTVYVGNLSHFTSEEQIHELFSKCGTIDRIIMGLDRNKLTPCGFCFVIYKREEGSLNAMKFLKGTNLDSQVLEIDLDPGFREGRQFGRGVYGGQASQEGKQDNGFQRKRFEHRGGFRGRGRGRGGFRGRGGFRGGRGRGGYRNHNSSNPQQDASVYIPSSDPSFKAPTTFNPMADMSNENQEQW; this comes from the coding sequence ATGGAACTTTTAGAAGAGAATTACAAGCATTCGGCTGAGAGACTAGATAGACCAtctcaatatttgattaaGAAAGCTGTCCGTAGacaaaattttgataacttAAATCGAGCCTTACACCTGAAAACAGTTTACGTCGGTAATTTATCACATTTCACTAGTGAAGAGCAGATACATGAATTGTTTCTGAAATGTGGAACAATTGATAGAATTATAATGGGATTGGATAGAAATAAATTGACACCTTGTGGTTTTTGCTTCGTCATATACAAAAGAGAGGAAGGGTCATTAAATGCAATGAAATTCCTTAAGGGAACAAACTTAGACAGTCAAGTTttagaaattgatttagatCCAGGTTTCCGTGAGGGGAGGCAGTTTGGTAGAGGTGTGTATGGTGGACAGGCTAGTCAAGAAGGAAAACAAGATAATGGATTTCAGAGAAAGAGATTTGAACATAGAGGTGGTTTTagaggaagaggaagaggaagaGGTGGTTTCAGAGGAAGAGGTGGTTTTAGAGGTGGAAGAGGACGTGGTGGATATAGAAATCACAATTCGTCTAACCCACAGCAAGATGCATCTGTTTATATTCCATCCAGTGACCCGTCATTCAAGGCACCTACAACCTTCAATCCAATGGCCGATATGAGTAATGAGAATCAGGAACAATGGTAA